A window from Halomicrobium urmianum encodes these proteins:
- a CDS encoding metal-dependent hydrolase, translating into MVFTHVLVGLLVAVLAAGGAPSGPLLLAGAVGGLLPDLDMVAAHRRTLHFPVGYPVAAALAGIAWAATGTPAVLLAAVLLAAAAVHSLMDPFGAGLELRPWNRDSQRAVYNHALGRWHRPRRVVYDGSPGDAALCVGLAAAAAAVGGPTVRPAAVALAGLGVGYALVRRRLADVIPEEFQSLSPYLKHLLARGWRAIRGRTGKHEL; encoded by the coding sequence ATGGTGTTCACCCACGTGCTGGTCGGCCTGCTGGTCGCGGTCCTGGCAGCAGGCGGTGCGCCGAGCGGGCCCTTGCTGCTGGCCGGCGCGGTCGGCGGCCTCCTGCCCGACCTCGACATGGTGGCGGCCCACCGGCGGACGCTGCACTTCCCGGTGGGCTACCCGGTCGCTGCGGCCCTCGCCGGCATCGCGTGGGCGGCGACCGGAACGCCAGCCGTCCTGCTCGCCGCCGTCCTCCTCGCGGCGGCGGCCGTCCACAGCCTGATGGACCCCTTCGGTGCGGGACTGGAACTGCGGCCCTGGAACCGGGACAGCCAACGGGCCGTGTACAACCACGCCCTCGGGCGGTGGCACCGACCGCGGCGGGTCGTCTACGACGGATCGCCCGGCGACGCGGCGCTGTGCGTGGGACTGGCGGCCGCCGCCGCGGCGGTGGGCGGGCCGACCGTCCGTCCCGCCGCCGTCGCGCTGGCCGGCCTGGGCGTCGGCTACGCGCTGGTGCGCCGCCGACTCGCCGACGTCATTCCCGAGGAGTTCCAGTCGCTGTCGCCCTATCTGAAGCACCTGCTGGCCCGGGGCTGGCGGGCGATCCGGGGGCGGACGGGAAAGCACGAACTTTAA
- a CDS encoding sulfatase has protein sequence MTDADGANVLFVVLDTVRKDHLSVYGYDEPTTPHLAEFAEEAAVYDQAVAPAPWTLPVHASLFTGLYPSEHGATQENPYLEGATTLAESLSAAGYDTACYSSNAWITPYTNLTAGFDDQDNFFQVMPGDLLSGPLARAWKAMNDSDALRGIADRLVQLGNKVHEHLAEEGGGDTKTPQVIDRTMDFVDDSDQFFAFVNLMDAHLPYHPPEEYAEEFAPGVDSTEVCQNSKEYNCGARDIDDEEWEDIVGLYDAEIRHIDDQLDRLFSHLKETGQWEDTMVVVCADHGELHGEHDLYGHEFCIYDPLVNVPLMVKHPEMDEGRDDETTVELVDLYHTVLDATGATGRGRALDERRSLLSADYRDFAEPAAEGADVGRGEVGFVEYHQPVVELRQLEGKASAAGIDLDTDSRFYSRMGAARTPEGKYIHNTRIPDEAYRVDEDPDERDDLAGSDDPLLADLRDALFAFVDEVDADWPDEADGADGEVLDEMDETAKDRLQDLGYID, from the coding sequence ATGACCGACGCGGACGGGGCGAACGTCCTCTTCGTCGTGCTGGACACGGTCAGGAAGGACCACCTGTCCGTCTACGGCTACGACGAGCCGACCACGCCCCACCTCGCCGAGTTCGCCGAGGAGGCCGCCGTCTACGACCAGGCCGTCGCGCCGGCCCCGTGGACGCTGCCCGTCCACGCCTCCCTGTTCACCGGGCTGTACCCCTCCGAGCACGGGGCCACGCAGGAGAACCCCTACCTGGAGGGGGCGACGACGCTGGCCGAGTCGCTGTCGGCGGCGGGCTACGACACCGCCTGCTACTCCTCGAACGCCTGGATCACGCCCTACACGAACCTCACCGCCGGGTTCGACGACCAGGACAACTTCTTCCAGGTCATGCCCGGGGACTTGCTCTCGGGGCCGCTGGCCCGCGCCTGGAAGGCGATGAACGACAGCGACGCCCTCCGGGGGATCGCCGACCGTCTCGTCCAGCTGGGTAACAAGGTCCACGAGCACCTCGCCGAGGAGGGCGGCGGCGACACCAAGACGCCGCAGGTGATCGACCGGACGATGGACTTCGTCGACGACTCCGACCAGTTCTTCGCGTTCGTGAACCTGATGGACGCCCACCTCCCCTACCACCCGCCGGAGGAGTACGCCGAGGAGTTCGCTCCGGGCGTCGACTCCACGGAGGTGTGCCAGAACTCCAAGGAGTACAACTGCGGCGCTCGCGACATCGACGACGAGGAGTGGGAGGACATCGTCGGCCTCTACGACGCCGAGATCCGGCACATCGACGATCAACTGGACCGCCTGTTCTCGCATCTCAAGGAGACCGGACAGTGGGAGGACACCATGGTCGTGGTCTGCGCCGACCACGGCGAGCTCCACGGCGAGCACGACCTCTACGGCCACGAGTTCTGCATCTACGACCCGCTCGTCAACGTCCCGCTGATGGTCAAACACCCCGAGATGGACGAGGGCCGGGACGACGAGACCACCGTCGAGCTCGTGGACCTCTACCACACCGTGCTGGACGCGACGGGCGCGACCGGGCGGGGCCGCGCGCTCGACGAGCGCCGGTCGCTGCTCTCCGCGGACTACCGCGACTTCGCCGAGCCCGCCGCCGAGGGAGCCGACGTCGGCCGCGGCGAGGTGGGCTTCGTCGAGTACCACCAGCCCGTCGTCGAACTGCGCCAGCTGGAGGGCAAGGCCAGCGCGGCCGGCATCGACCTCGACACCGACTCCCGGTTCTACTCCCGGATGGGCGCCGCGCGCACCCCCGAGGGGAAGTACATACACAACACGCGCATCCCCGACGAGGCCTACCGGGTCGACGAGGACCCCGACGAGCGCGATGACCTCGCGGGCTCGGACGACCCGCTGCTGGCCGACCTCCGGGACGCTCTCTTCGCCTTCGTCGACGAGGTCGACGCCGACTGGCCGGACGAGGCCGACGGCGCCGACGGCGAGGTGCTCGACGAGATGGACGAGACGGCCAAGGACCGCCTGCAGGACCTGGGCTACATCGACTGA
- a CDS encoding lysylphosphatidylglycerol synthase transmembrane domain-containing protein has protein sequence MTEEPSGLLALLDRKTVAQIALGFLVAVVVLGLFAVGIGVDEIRAALSGAQLEWLVLGCLSTLLCLTAWGKAWQIVLRVAGVEESFRRLAVTYYAATFANYVTPLGQAGGEPFIAYVLSRDTDASYEGALASVVTADLLNMLPFVTFSGVGFAALVYQSSLPAALEPLAAGLMGLAVGVPALAAVGWRYRFSLGRLALRLAAPVARRTKRLGLEGLRERLRELNDAFQRIAQDRRALVSVLAFAYLGWLFFALPLYFAGLTIGRDLDLLLVLFIVPASTLAGLVPSPGGLGGVEAAMIALLVGLLGVTTATGYAVALIYRLASYWFALGLGGVAALYVIARN, from the coding sequence GTGACCGAGGAGCCGTCCGGGCTGCTGGCGCTGCTCGATCGCAAGACCGTCGCCCAGATCGCCCTGGGCTTTCTGGTCGCCGTCGTCGTCCTCGGGCTGTTCGCCGTCGGGATCGGCGTCGACGAGATCCGAGCGGCGCTGTCCGGCGCACAGCTGGAGTGGCTGGTGCTGGGCTGTCTCTCGACGCTGCTGTGTCTCACCGCGTGGGGGAAGGCCTGGCAGATCGTCCTCCGCGTCGCGGGCGTCGAGGAGTCCTTTCGCCGGCTGGCGGTCACCTACTACGCGGCGACGTTCGCCAACTACGTGACGCCGCTGGGCCAGGCCGGCGGCGAGCCCTTCATCGCCTACGTCCTCTCGCGGGACACCGACGCCAGCTACGAGGGCGCGCTCGCGTCGGTCGTCACGGCGGACCTGCTGAACATGCTGCCGTTCGTGACCTTCTCCGGCGTGGGCTTCGCCGCGCTGGTCTACCAGTCGTCGCTGCCGGCGGCGTTAGAGCCGCTGGCGGCCGGTCTGATGGGGCTCGCGGTCGGCGTCCCCGCCCTGGCCGCGGTCGGGTGGCGCTACCGGTTCTCGCTGGGCCGGCTCGCGCTCCGGCTGGCCGCGCCCGTCGCGCGCCGGACGAAGCGGCTGGGCCTCGAGGGCCTGCGCGAGCGCCTGCGGGAGCTGAACGACGCCTTCCAGCGCATCGCGCAGGACCGCCGGGCGCTGGTCTCGGTGCTGGCCTTCGCCTACCTCGGGTGGCTCTTCTTCGCCCTCCCGCTGTACTTCGCGGGCCTGACGATCGGTCGGGACCTCGACCTGCTGCTGGTGCTGTTCATCGTCCCCGCGAGCACGCTCGCCGGCCTGGTCCCCTCGCCGGGCGGCCTCGGCGGCGTCGAGGCGGCCATGATCGCCCTGCTGGTGGGTCTGCTCGGCGTGACCACCGCCACCGGTTACGCCGTCGCGCTGATCTACCGGCTGGCCAGCTACTGGTTCGCGCTGGGGCTGGGCGGAGTCGCCGCGCTGTACGTCATCGCGCGGAACTGA
- a CDS encoding Lrp/AsnC family transcriptional regulator, translated as MVQLDNVDRGILHELQVDARNRTAQEIADKVDVSASTVRNRIKELEDGGVIEGYHPKIDYEAADLPLQIMFVCSAPPNERSEMVEQILDVRGIVDVRETLTGSRNLYVEAVGTGTRDTVRITDALHETGLSIESSEIIRQRRVQPFNHFFFTDPYASGESEDGTEDE; from the coding sequence ATGGTACAACTCGACAACGTCGACCGGGGGATCCTCCACGAGCTTCAGGTCGACGCACGCAACCGGACGGCCCAGGAGATCGCCGACAAAGTCGACGTCTCCGCGAGCACGGTCCGCAACCGGATCAAGGAGCTAGAGGACGGCGGCGTCATCGAGGGGTATCACCCGAAGATCGACTACGAGGCCGCCGATCTCCCGCTCCAGATCATGTTCGTCTGCTCGGCCCCGCCGAACGAGCGATCCGAGATGGTCGAGCAGATCCTCGACGTCCGCGGGATCGTCGACGTCCGGGAGACGCTAACCGGCAGCCGGAACCTCTACGTCGAGGCCGTCGGGACCGGGACGAGAGACACCGTCCGCATCACCGACGCGCTCCACGAGACCGGCCTCTCCATCGAGAGCTCCGAGATCATCCGCCAGCGCCGGGTCCAGCCGTTCAACCACTTCTTCTTCACCGACCCCTACGCCAGCGGAGAGAGCGAGGACGGGACGGAGGACGAGTGA
- a CDS encoding DUF7344 domain-containing protein: MANRDSEADAPEIDVGGDRQDGLFDVLSDPQRRFALQYLRGASGSVTVGELVTELVAWEVGRPVSERTSVDRSAVEIALVHTHLPKLAEAGLVSYDAAEGSVALADRTDEVRAQLEVMATD; encoded by the coding sequence ATGGCAAACAGGGACTCTGAGGCGGACGCACCGGAGATAGACGTCGGTGGTGACCGACAGGACGGTCTCTTCGACGTCCTGTCCGACCCCCAGCGTCGCTTCGCGCTCCAGTACCTCCGGGGCGCGAGCGGGTCCGTCACGGTGGGCGAGCTGGTGACCGAGCTCGTCGCGTGGGAGGTCGGGCGGCCGGTGAGCGAGCGGACGAGCGTCGACAGGAGCGCGGTCGAGATCGCGCTGGTACACACGCACCTCCCGAAGCTGGCAGAGGCGGGGCTCGTCTCGTACGACGCCGCCGAGGGATCGGTGGCTCTCGCGGACCGCACCGACGAGGTCCGTGCGCAGCTCGAAGTGATGGCGACGGATTGA
- a CDS encoding helix-turn-helix domain-containing protein, with amino-acid sequence MTLRDACDRRSVADGVPAAHGGGTGESLIWPHAERRRVTMSVIGEFAVPASAVAMHRTLAAAPEMTVEIERVVAHEGGTLTPYFWIRGGDADAFEAAIREDPSVSDATRLDVHEGGTLYRAKWPPDVESVGHAYLQTGATILEATGRDDEWELRLRFDTHRDVAEFREYCADHGVAFDVERVYNPSAPKAGGQFGLTPKQREALVTALENGFYEVPQNATMDDVADAIGVSQQAVSKRLRRAHGNLVGNVLTVEEIASGD; translated from the coding sequence TTGACGCTTCGCGACGCGTGTGACCGCCGCTCGGTCGCGGACGGCGTCCCGGCCGCGCACGGCGGCGGGACTGGCGAGTCGCTTATCTGGCCCCACGCCGAACGCCGCCGCGTGACGATGAGCGTCATCGGCGAGTTCGCGGTGCCCGCCAGCGCGGTCGCGATGCACCGGACGCTGGCGGCCGCACCGGAGATGACTGTCGAGATCGAGCGCGTCGTGGCCCACGAGGGCGGGACGCTCACGCCGTACTTCTGGATCCGCGGCGGCGACGCCGACGCGTTCGAGGCGGCCATCCGCGAGGATCCGTCCGTCTCGGACGCGACGAGACTCGACGTCCACGAGGGCGGGACGCTCTATCGGGCGAAGTGGCCGCCCGACGTCGAGTCCGTCGGCCACGCCTACCTCCAGACCGGCGCGACCATCCTCGAGGCGACCGGCCGCGACGACGAGTGGGAACTGCGCCTGCGATTCGACACCCACCGGGACGTCGCGGAGTTCCGCGAGTACTGCGCGGACCACGGCGTCGCCTTCGACGTCGAGCGCGTCTACAACCCCTCTGCGCCGAAGGCGGGCGGCCAGTTCGGGCTCACGCCCAAGCAGCGCGAGGCGCTGGTCACCGCGCTGGAGAACGGCTTCTACGAGGTGCCCCAGAATGCGACGATGGACGACGTGGCGGACGCCATCGGCGTCAGCCAGCAGGCCGTCTCGAAGCGCCTCCGGCGGGCCCACGGCAACCTCGTCGGCAACGTCCTCACCGTCGAGGAGATCGCGTCCGGCGACTGA
- a CDS encoding ketopantoate reductase family protein, with the protein MDVLVFGAGSLGSLLGGLLARDRDVTLVGRDPHVARVREDGLRITGAVEARVRPEAVTAVADGDGGTTDWDLAVVAVKASDTDAAAAALADCDLDACLSVQNGLGNEERLAAALDCPVLGGTCTYGARLADPGRVECTGVGEVTLGPHEGGESAAAERVGAAFDDAGIETTVADDVPRRLWAKLAVNAGINVATALADLPNGALLDGPANDLARAAAREAARVARAHGIDLSDDEAVAAVERVATDTADNVSSMRQDLQRGRRTEIDAINGAVVERADEPVPVNETLTRLVRAWERERGLR; encoded by the coding sequence ATGGACGTCCTCGTCTTCGGCGCCGGCAGCCTCGGCAGCCTGCTGGGCGGCCTGCTCGCCCGCGACCGCGACGTGACGCTGGTCGGCCGGGACCCCCACGTCGCCCGAGTCCGCGAGGACGGGCTCCGGATCACGGGGGCGGTCGAGGCCCGCGTCCGGCCCGAGGCCGTCACCGCCGTCGCGGACGGCGACGGCGGCACGACCGACTGGGACCTCGCCGTCGTCGCGGTCAAGGCCTCCGACACCGACGCGGCCGCCGCCGCGCTGGCCGACTGCGACCTCGACGCCTGCCTCTCCGTCCAGAACGGGCTCGGCAACGAGGAGCGCCTGGCGGCCGCACTCGACTGCCCCGTGCTGGGGGGCACCTGCACCTACGGCGCCCGCCTGGCGGACCCCGGTCGCGTCGAGTGCACCGGCGTCGGCGAGGTGACGCTGGGCCCGCACGAGGGCGGCGAGAGCGCGGCGGCCGAGCGCGTCGGCGCGGCGTTCGACGACGCGGGTATCGAGACGACCGTCGCCGACGACGTGCCCCGCCGACTGTGGGCGAAGCTGGCGGTCAACGCCGGGATCAACGTGGCGACGGCGCTCGCTGACCTGCCCAACGGCGCGCTGCTCGACGGGCCCGCGAACGACCTCGCCCGCGCTGCCGCGCGGGAGGCGGCCCGGGTCGCCCGCGCCCACGGGATCGACCTCTCCGACGACGAGGCCGTCGCGGCCGTCGAGCGCGTCGCCACCGACACCGCCGACAACGTCTCCTCGATGCGACAGGACCTGCAACGGGGCCGTCGGACGGAGATAGACGCGATCAACGGCGCGGTCGTCGAGCGGGCCGACGAGCCGGTGCCGGTCAACGAGACGCTGACGCGGCTGGTGCGGGCGTGGGAGCGCGAGCGGGGGTTGCGGTAG
- the metX gene encoding homoserine O-acetyltransferase MetX, giving the protein MEVDNETLSLGEFEFECGETVPDLEVAYETYGEFDGDNAVLVCHALTGSAHVASQGRFQDSDQAFAWWDDIVGPGKAVDTNEYFVVCVNVPGSCYGTSGPATENPETGEPYATEFPPVTVTDWTEAQRLVLDELGVPHLHAVVGGSVGGMNALEWVKRHPDHVEKVASVAAAARLDAQCLALDSVARRAITTDPNWNDGHYYGEDDGQPDDGLALARQLGHVMYFSKSSMERRFGRRAATREFEREFPTDPAGRFFPYRDVESFLDYNSTKFVERFDANSYLYLTRAMDNYDLSSGFESDADALAAFDGEALLVSFTGDWHFTTEQSEALAEAFRETGTDTAHHVVDSDYGHDAFLVEPDKVGPPLSDFLEVGLSGNAISDTVDDDDDDDGNDYAPVHTSLFS; this is encoded by the coding sequence ATGGAGGTAGACAACGAGACGCTCTCGCTGGGCGAGTTCGAGTTCGAGTGCGGCGAGACCGTCCCGGATCTGGAGGTCGCCTACGAGACCTACGGCGAGTTCGACGGGGACAACGCCGTCCTCGTCTGCCACGCGCTGACCGGCAGCGCCCACGTCGCCTCGCAGGGCCGCTTCCAGGACTCGGACCAGGCGTTCGCCTGGTGGGACGACATCGTCGGCCCGGGGAAGGCCGTCGACACGAACGAGTACTTCGTCGTCTGCGTGAACGTCCCCGGGTCCTGCTACGGCACGAGCGGGCCCGCCACCGAGAACCCCGAGACCGGCGAGCCCTACGCCACGGAGTTCCCGCCGGTGACGGTCACCGACTGGACTGAGGCCCAGCGGCTCGTCCTCGACGAACTGGGCGTTCCCCACCTCCACGCCGTCGTCGGCGGCAGCGTCGGCGGCATGAACGCCCTCGAGTGGGTCAAGCGCCACCCCGACCACGTCGAGAAGGTGGCGTCCGTCGCCGCCGCGGCGCGCCTGGACGCGCAGTGCCTCGCGCTCGACTCCGTCGCCCGCCGCGCCATCACCACGGATCCGAACTGGAACGACGGCCACTACTACGGCGAGGACGACGGCCAGCCGGACGACGGCCTCGCGCTGGCCCGCCAGCTCGGCCACGTGATGTACTTCTCGAAGTCCTCGATGGAGCGGCGGTTCGGTCGCCGCGCGGCCACCCGCGAGTTCGAGCGGGAGTTCCCCACCGACCCCGCCGGGCGCTTCTTCCCCTATCGGGACGTCGAGTCGTTCCTCGACTACAACTCGACGAAGTTCGTCGAGCGGTTCGACGCCAACAGCTACCTCTACCTGACCCGCGCGATGGACAACTACGACCTGTCGTCCGGCTTCGAGTCCGACGCGGACGCGCTCGCGGCGTTCGACGGCGAGGCCCTGCTGGTCTCCTTTACCGGCGACTGGCACTTCACCACCGAGCAGTCCGAGGCGCTGGCCGAGGCCTTCCGCGAGACGGGCACCGACACCGCCCACCACGTCGTCGACTCCGACTACGGCCACGACGCCTTCCTCGTCGAACCCGACAAGGTCGGCCCGCCGCTGTCCGACTTCCTCGAGGTGGGCCTCTCCGGGAACGCCATCTCCGACACCGTCGACGACGATGACGACGACGACGGCAACGACTACGCGCCCGTCCACACCAGCCTGTTCTCCTGA
- a CDS encoding O-acetylhomoserine aminocarboxypropyltransferase/cysteine synthase family protein produces the protein MTDPYGFGTRCVHAGQEEPDPATGARAPPIYQTTSYVFEDADTAADLYALDQEGNVYSRFDNPTVSMLERRLASLESGTAAVATGSGMAALDAGTSVLASAGDNVVSAASIYGGTHSYLSNMASRRGIEPRFVDTLDPQAYAEAIDEDTAYVHFETIGNPSLVTPDFEAIAEVAHERGVPVFVDNTFGTPYLCNPLEHGADVVWESTTKWIHGSGTTVGGVLVDGGSFPWSEHPETFPELGAPNEAFDGVTFADRFGDRAFAVAARQRGVRSLGDGQKPFDAWATLQGSETLKLRMEQHCENAMAVAEFLEDHPDVAWVTYPGLESHETHDNASEYLSGGYGGIVTFGLEGGYDAGRELCERTDLAQFLANIGDAKTLIIHPASTTHAQLSEEEQRASGVTPDLIRCSVGIEDTEDVVADLDRAIEEAS, from the coding sequence ATGACTGATCCGTACGGATTCGGGACGCGCTGCGTCCACGCCGGGCAAGAGGAGCCGGATCCGGCGACAGGGGCGCGCGCCCCGCCGATCTATCAGACCACGTCGTACGTCTTCGAGGACGCCGACACCGCGGCCGACCTCTACGCGCTCGATCAGGAGGGCAACGTCTACTCGCGGTTCGACAACCCGACGGTCTCGATGCTGGAGCGTCGCCTCGCCTCCCTCGAATCCGGGACCGCCGCCGTCGCCACCGGCTCCGGGATGGCGGCGCTGGACGCGGGCACCTCCGTCCTCGCGAGCGCGGGCGACAACGTCGTGAGCGCGGCCTCCATCTACGGCGGCACCCACTCCTACCTCTCGAACATGGCCAGCCGCCGCGGCATCGAGCCCCGCTTCGTGGACACGCTCGACCCCCAGGCCTACGCCGAGGCCATCGACGAGGACACCGCCTACGTCCACTTCGAGACCATCGGGAACCCGTCGCTGGTGACGCCGGACTTCGAGGCCATCGCGGAGGTGGCCCACGAGCGCGGCGTGCCCGTCTTCGTCGACAACACCTTCGGGACGCCCTACCTCTGCAACCCGCTGGAGCACGGCGCGGACGTCGTCTGGGAGTCGACGACGAAGTGGATCCACGGCTCCGGCACGACGGTCGGCGGCGTCCTCGTCGACGGGGGAAGCTTCCCGTGGAGCGAGCACCCCGAGACGTTCCCCGAACTGGGCGCGCCCAACGAGGCCTTCGACGGGGTCACCTTCGCCGACCGCTTCGGCGACCGCGCGTTCGCCGTCGCCGCCCGCCAGCGGGGGGTCCGGTCGCTGGGCGACGGCCAGAAGCCGTTCGACGCCTGGGCGACGCTGCAGGGCAGCGAGACGCTCAAGCTGCGGATGGAGCAACACTGCGAGAACGCCATGGCCGTCGCGGAGTTCCTGGAGGACCACCCGGACGTGGCGTGGGTCACCTACCCCGGACTCGAGTCGCACGAGACCCACGACAACGCGTCGGAGTACCTCTCGGGCGGCTACGGCGGCATCGTCACCTTCGGTCTCGAAGGCGGCTACGACGCCGGCCGCGAGCTGTGCGAGCGCACCGACCTCGCGCAGTTCCTCGCCAACATCGGCGACGCGAAGACGCTGATCATCCACCCGGCATCGACGACCCACGCGCAGCTCTCCGAGGAGGAACAGCGCGCCAGCGGCGTCACGCCGGACCTGATCCGCTGCTCGGTCGGCATCGAGGACACCGAGGACGTCGTCGCCGATCTCGACCGGGCCATCGAGGAGGCGAGCTAG